Below is a genomic region from Flammeovirgaceae bacterium SG7u.111.
TTTGTAAGAGATGCATGGAAAGATTTGTATGTAGGTGTATTCAGAGCGAACCAAGTGTTGGCTAATGTGCCTGACATAGCAATGGAAGAAGTTGATAAAGAACAAATTCTTGGAGAAGCATATTTCTTGAGAGGGTTATTTAACTTCTGGTTGGCTACTATGTACAACGATGGTGAGATTGTGCTGCATACTGAAGTGCCTTCTATTGACAATGTAGAAAAGGGCTTGTCTTCCAGAGAAGATGTGTATGCTGCTATCATTTCAGATTTTGAAAATGCAAAGGCTATGCTTCCTGAGAAATGGCCGGCTGAGCAAACTGGCAGAGCTACTTGGGGTGCAGCCACAGCTCTTTTAGGCAAAGTTCATCTCTATGAAGAAAACTGGGCACAAGCTGCAGCTAACTTTAAAGAAGTGATAGATAGGCCTGATCTTTACCAACTTACTGATGATATCAGCGATAACTTTAGCCTAGAAGGTGAGTTTAACTCAGAATCAATATTTGAAGTTGCATTTTCAGACGCAGCCAAGCCTGGTGCTTCAGGTTACACTGTTGACGGACCTAATGGCTCAGAATCTACTACCAGGCCTCGTATAATTGCTCCAGGGTTTGGTGGCGGATGGAGGGTTCAGGTTCCTACACTTTGGGCTATCCAATTGTACAAAGACGACCCTATCGACCCAGCCGACCCTCGTAACGTAGGGAGAACATATTCTCTGAGAGCTGTTGCTTCAGTTACTTTCAAGGGGGATGACTTGACGTATTACACAAAAGAAAATGCTGAAATCAACTGGGAATCAAGCAACCTTCAAACAGAAGGTTACATAAGAAAATTCCAAAACTGGGAGTGGGAAAGTGAAGATAAAACCCTTACAAGGTCAGGTATTAACGAAAGGATAATCAGGCTTGCCGATGTTTATTTGATGTATGCTGAGGCGGTATTGGAAAAAGATGGTGATGTTGCTACAGCTATTGATTATATCAATATGGTGAGAAAAAGATCCGCAGTTCTTCCATTGGAAGCAAGTGATTTTAACAAAGAAAGCCTAATGACTCATTTGATCAAAGTAGAAAGAGCGCTTGAGTTGGCTTTTGAAGGTCACAACATCAGATTTAATGATATTAGAAGAAAGGGAATTGGTAAAGCATTGTTCACAGAAATCTCACAAATCGATTTTGATTTGAATGGGGCGGTTGTAAAAGACTTTGAGCTTGCTGCTCAAAACTACGGCCCTGAAAAAGAGTACTTCCCAATTCCTAATTCAGAAGTTTTAGCTAACGAAAACCTACAAGGTAACGGTGGCGAATAATTTTAACCAATGAAAATGATGAAAAAGATAATATATAAACTTTTGATCGCATCACTTGGAGCTTTATTATTCCTGAGTTGTGGCGAAGATGAATACATTGCACCAACACAATTTGCCCACCCGGCAATTACGTCAACACCTACCAAGGTGAACCTTAATGGAAGCGTCTCTTTTGCAGATCTTGGCCAAGGAGTGCTTTCTAGGACTTGGACATTCCCAGAGGGAGTAGCAGATATTATAGATTCGGACGACGATATGTTGTCAACCAACAAAATCGTGCACGTCGAATTCATCAAGCCAGGTGAGTATGAAATCAATTATAAAGCTGATTTTGTAGTGGACTCAGTGGCTTTGGATACGATGATTTTGGTTACGGTATTGGATACGATTACTGCTAAGTTTACGCACAATCACTCTGATCTTTCTAAAGTAGAAGCTGGTTCTA
It encodes:
- a CDS encoding RagB/SusD family nutrient uptake outer membrane protein, whose amino-acid sequence is MKMNSKYILFLLVSLLLGSTACNDSEFLTENNPNDFTAAAFWKTKEHAVAGVMSAYGALQFGNVMGGNASTSLMVMTDMVKPNPWNSGAKALNDFSFNESSGFVRDAWKDLYVGVFRANQVLANVPDIAMEEVDKEQILGEAYFLRGLFNFWLATMYNDGEIVLHTEVPSIDNVEKGLSSREDVYAAIISDFENAKAMLPEKWPAEQTGRATWGAATALLGKVHLYEENWAQAAANFKEVIDRPDLYQLTDDISDNFSLEGEFNSESIFEVAFSDAAKPGASGYTVDGPNGSESTTRPRIIAPGFGGGWRVQVPTLWAIQLYKDDPIDPADPRNVGRTYSLRAVASVTFKGDDLTYYTKENAEINWESSNLQTEGYIRKFQNWEWESEDKTLTRSGINERIIRLADVYLMYAEAVLEKDGDVATAIDYINMVRKRSAVLPLEASDFNKESLMTHLIKVERALELAFEGHNIRFNDIRRKGIGKALFTEISQIDFDLNGAVVKDFELAAQNYGPEKEYFPIPNSEVLANENLQGNGGE